The genomic interval GCGTAAACATACGCGACTTATATACTTTCCTGATTGGCTGGCGGTAGGGGCCTTCTCGCGGTCGTTCTCCGTGTGGAACCGGGCAGGATTCTCCGGCATCCGCGACAGCCGGTCGCACAGCGACAGCCACAGGGCGCCCGGTCGCCCAGGGCGAGTATGCGAGAGCTACTCGAAGCGGTCGCGGCGGGCGAGACCTCGCCCGAAGCGGCCGAGGCTGAACTGCGCGGCTACGCGGCCGGCGAGGCGGGACGGTTCGACGCCGCCCGGCGGTCGCGCACGGGCATCCCCGAGGGCATCATCGCCGAGGGGAAGACGCCGGCGGAGACGGCGTCGCTCGCCGTCGCCGCGGTGGAGACGACCGGGCGCGCGCTCGTGACGCGCGCGGACGAGGCGGCCGCGGCCGAGACGCGCGACGCGCTCGCGGACGCCCACCCCGCGGTCGAAACCGAGCGCGACGAGCGGGCCGGTACGCTCCTCGCGGCGCTGCCCGACAGCGAACCGCCCGCCCTGGACGCGACGGTCGGGGTCGTCACCGCCGGCACCTCCGACGCCGGCCCCGCGGGGGAGGCCGCGGTCGTCGCCCGCGAGATGGGCGCGACCGTCGAGCGCGTCGACGACGTGGGCGTCGCCGGCATCCACCGGCTGTTCGACACGCTCGACGCGGTCCGCGAGCCGGACGTGCTCGTCGTCGCCGCCGGCCGGGAGGGGGCGCTCCCGACGGTGGTCGCGGGGCTGGTCGACGCGCCGGTCATCGGCCTCCCCGTCTCGACCGGCTACGGCCACGGCGGCGAGGGGGAGGCGGCGCTGTCCGGCATGCTCCAGTCGTGTACGCCGCTCGCGGTCGTCAACGTCGATGCCGGGTTCGTGGCCGGGGCGCAGGCGGGGCTCGTCGCCCGGGCAGTTCACGACGCGCGAACTGAACGGACGTAGGCCCACGTCACCCCTTAGCGAGGGTATTTGTGTGTCCGAACCCAACTACCGCATGCCGACACGGACCACTCGGGTCGGCGAACCAATGCCCACGTGCGACCACTGTGACGCGCACGTCTCGGAGGGTTTCGCCCGCGTCTTCACGGACGACGGCGGGGAACTCCGGGCCTGCCCCAACTGCTCGGCGAACGCCGGTATCGCCGAGGTCTCGCGGGAGCGTGCGTACCAATCACAGATCTGATCGCGGCACTGCCCCTTAACCACAGGGGTGCCCTCTCACCGACCGTGAGTCACTACGCCTACGTGCTCGTCTGTGCGGACGACACCTTCTACACGGGCTACACCACCGACCCGGAGCGACGGGTCGCGGAACACGACGCCGGCGAGGGCGCGAAGTACACGCGGGGGCGCACGCCGGTCGAACTCGTCCACGTCGAGTCGTTCGACACGAAGTCGGCGGCGATGAGCCGCGAGTACGAGATCAAACAGCTCTCGCGGGCCGCGAAGGAGCGGCTGGTCCGCGAGGGTTGAAGTACGGGAACGCGGCCACGCCCCGCGTGTCACACGCCCGCCTCATCGCCGGCGACTGCACCGCCACCTTCGACGGGGACCGCGCACGCGAGACGCGCGGCCGCGTCGTCTGTCTCAGAAAGCCCGACGACACCGTTCTGCTCCACGACGCCGCGGGGTACCGCCCCGTCGCGTGGCTCACCCGGCCCGACGCCTCCGTCGTCGCCGGCGACCCGCCGACGCTCGACGCCCGCGACGGCGACGACCGCCTCCGCGTCCTGTTCCACGAGACGAGCGTCGACGTCCGCGTGCCCGTCTCCGCGGCGGGCGACCCCGCCGGCGCCTGTCCGGACTGCGACGGGGCGCTCGTCGCCCGCTCGGGGACGCTCGCGTGTACCGACTGCGACCGCGAGTACGTGCTCCCGGCCGGCGCCGAGGTGCTCGACGAGCGCTGCGACTGCGGCCTCCCCCGAGTGGTCGCCGTCCGGGGCGACCGCTTCGAGGTGTGTGCCGACCGCTCCTGCGAGTCGCTCGACGACGCGGTCCGCGAGCGCTTCGACCGCGCGTTCGACTGCCCCGACTGCGGCGACGACCTCCGGGTGGTGCGGGCCGGCGGCCTCCTGCTCGGCTGCGACGCCTACCCGGACTGCGAGGCGGCGTTCGCGCTCCCGGCGGCCGAACACGACGGCACCTGTGCGTGCGGCCTGCCCACCTTCGGGGGTGCGTGTCTCGACCGCGAGTGCGACGGATAGTCGTCTCACCCACGATACCGCCGTCTCCGTAGGTTTTTGACTCCTGCCCCGCGTCCCCCGATACATGGACGCACACGTCGAGGGGGACCTCGTCCGCCTGGGGCCGGACGGTCGCGAGCGGTTCTACGATTCGCGGGGGTACGGCCGTCCCGACGACGGGGGACTCGCGCTCTCGCTGGTCGAGGCGGCCCACCTGCTCTACCGCGGCGACCTCGACGCCGTGGACGGGCGCGGCTTCCGGGAGTTCTTCGAGGGGGAGGGTATCGCCAGCCGCTTCATCGTGTACAAGGACCTCCGCGACCGCGGCTTCTACCTCTCGCCGGCGCGCGAGGGGTGGGTCGACGACCCCGAGGGCTGTGACTTCGTGGTCTACCCGCGCGGCGACGGCCCGTGGGACGACGCCGTCGAGTACCGGGTGCGCGTCGTCGCGGAGCGCGAGTCCGTCCCCGCCGACGCGCTCGGCGACCTCGTGCTCGCGGTCGTGGACGAGGAGTCGGAGCTCACCTACCTCGAAACGTCGCGCCCCTCGTTCGAGGGCGGGTCGCGCCACGACGCCGGGCCGCGAACCGACGCCGCGCTGCTTGACGACCGCGTCGTCGTCTGGGAACCCCCGGACGGACTGTACGAGCGGGGCTTCTACGGCCAGCCGCTCGACGAGGACCGTACCGCCGTCCAGCTCTCGCTCGTGGAGGGGGCGTACCTCGCGGAGCGCGACGCCCTCTCGTTCGACGCGGGTCGCGAGTCGGTCCTCGACCGCGGCCGCGAGGCGGAGGGCGAGCGGTTCGACCGCCGGCTCACGGTGTACGCCGCGCTGCGCGCGAGCGGCGTCGTCCCCAAGACCGGCTTCAAGTTCGGCGCGGACTTCCGCACCTACTCCGACGTGTCGAGCGTCTCCGACCTCGGCCACTCCGAGCGGCTGGTCCGGGTGTTGCCGACCGACCACACCTTCGCGCCGCGGGACCTCTCGCTCGACGTGCGGCTGGCCCACGGCGTCCGCAAGGAGATGGTGTTCGCGTTCACCGACGGCACCGAACACGGGCCGGACGTGGACCCCGACGCCGACGTGCGGTGGCTCGCCGTCCAGCGGCTCACGCCCTAGTCCGGGTTCGGGACGAACACGTGCGGGAGGTGGTGCCACGCCCACCGCACGTCGGGCCGCTCCACTACTGTGTACACGTCGCGGGGCCACGTCCCCACGGCGTCGTCGATACGCTCCCGCGAGAGCACGCTGTCGCCCTCCAGCAGCGGGCCGAACCGCGCCGTGTAGTCCTCCGGGTCGAACACGAACGGTCGGTCCGTGTGCGCGTGCGGGTCGTCCGCCGCGACCCGGAGGAAGTCGCGGAGCGCCCGGTTCCCGTAGTTGAACACGAGCGCGCCGCCCGGCGCGACCGCGTCGTGGAGGTTCGAGAGCGCTCGCTCGACGTCGCGCACGTACAGGAGGGTGAAGTGACAGGCGACGACCGCGAACTCGCGGTCGGGGTCGAACGCCGGGAGCGTGGCCCGCTCGAACGAGACGTTGTCGAGGCCCCGGTCGGCCGCGCGCTCGCGGTTCTCGGCGAGCACAGCCTCGGCGGTGTCGTAGCCGACGACCTCGCGGTCGGGGAACCGCTCGGCCAGCGCGAACGTCGCCGCGCCCGGCCCGCATCCCACGTCCGCGACCGGCCCCGCCGGCCTCCCGGCGACGAACTCGCAGAGCACGTCCGAGACGTGGCCCGCGCTCGGCCCCGACTCGTCGTACTCCGCGTCGCCCGCGTCGCGCCAGTACCCCTCCCAGTCGAAGGCGTCCGCGCTCATTCGGCCCCCACGAACAGCGCGAGGTCGTCGCGGACGCTCCCCGCCGGGGTCGCCGCGGGGACGGCGTCGAGCCACCGGAGCGTCAGCGGGTTCGTCTCGCAGAGGCCGTCGCGCACCGTGTCGTCCGCGACGCGTGCCCCGAAGACGACGTGGTGGGTCCGCACGCGGACCGCCCCGTCGACCGTGTGCTCGACCGCGCGGACCGCCCGCACCTCCGTCAGGGTCGCGTCGCTCCCCGTCGCCCCCGCGACGAACGCGCGACCCGCCGCCGCGAAGTCGCCCTCGGGCGGCACCGTGTCCGTCAGCGGGTAGGCCGCGCCGTCGTCCGCGACGCCGGCGAGCAGTCGCCCGTCGTTGTCCGTCGCGCCGACGACGGCCCGCCCCGCGGTCCCGTGTTCCGGGTGGTTCTCCCACGCTTCGTCGCCCCCGTGCTCGACCGAGAGCGCGTCGACCTCGATACCGCGCTGCGCCGCGGCCGCCTCGGGGTCGTCGAGCGACCCGACCGCGTCGTCCGTCGCCGATACCGCGCCGTCGAATGGTGTTGAATCCGTCATGTGGTGTGGATGTCTCTCGTCGTCCGTGGCTGTGAACCGTCGTCCCGACGTGCCCGTGGCTGTTCCGGCGGCTTCTCGGCCTACTGGCTCCCACGGCAAAAAACTGTCGCGAGGATTTACTTTTCTCCTTACTTACTATTTCGCACCCCTCGGGTTTAGTTCTTCCCCCGGCGCGGGAACGGCTACGGGGGAGCGAACCGCTTTTGCGCGACGGCGTCCGATTCGGGGACGACATGGCCGACGAACGCCGCGACGAGGGCGAGTCCCTCCCGCCGCGCGAGAACCTCCTCGCGGACGGCGGCGAGGGGTCGGGGAGCGACCGCGAGTCTCGTCGGGCCCTGCCCGACGGCGGGAGCGCAGCAGGTGCCGACGACGTCGCCCTCGACCCGTGGGGCTCGGCGAGCGTCGCAGATTACCGGAAACTGTTCGAGCAGTTCGGCATCGAGGAGTTCGACGCCGTGCTGCCCGAGGTGCCGAACCCCCACTACCTGATGCGCCGCGGCGTCATCTTCGGCCACCGCGACTACGGCCCGGTCGCCGAGGCGATGCGCAACGACGACCCGTTCGCCGTCCTCTCGGGGTGGATGCCGACCGGCGACCCCCACATCGGCCACAAGCTGATGATAGACGAGATCGTCTACCACCAGGAGCAGGGCGGCGAGGCGTACGCGCTCGTCGCCGACCTCGAAGCCCACGCCGCGCGCGGCATGACGTGGGCCGAGATCGACGCGAACACCGAGGAGTACCTCCTCTCGCTTTTGGCCCTCGGCTTCGACCCCGAGGAGGGGGAGATATACCGGCAGTCGGGGAACCGCCGGCTCCAGAACCTCGCGTTCGAACTCGGCGCGGAGGCGAACTTCTCGGAGATGCAGGCACTGTACGGCTTCGACGGCGAGACGAACGTCTCGCACATGCAGTCCGTCATCACCCAGATGGCGGACATCCTCTACCCGCAACTCGACGAGCCGATGCCGACCGTCATCCCCGTCGGGCCGGACCAGGACCCGCACGTCCGGCTGGCGCGCGACCTCGCCGAGCGGATGCGCTACTTCAAGGTGACCGAGGCGTACGCCAGCTTCGAGGCCGAACCCGAGGAGCGCGTCCTCGTCCGCGAGGCGTACGACGCGCTCGGCGGCGACGACGCCGACGTGCGGTGTGAGGAGGCCGCCGACTACCTCCGCGAGCACCACGCCGGGGAGGCCGGCGCGAGCGTCGTGGACAAACTCGATAACGCCGGGAAGGAGCCGGTCCGCCCGCGCGTGCGCTTCCTCGACCGCCGGGCGACCGACGCCGCGTTCGACGCGCTCATCGAGGCCGTCGAGGGCGAGAAACGGGTGTTCGAGGGCCACGTCGATTCCTTCGACCTCTCCCGCGACGCGGCGGAGGAACTCGCGCGCGAGGTGGAACTCGACCACGGCGGCCACGCCTTCCGCGCGCCCTCCTCCGTCTACCACCGGTTCATGACCGGGCTTACGGGAGGGAAGATGTCCTCCTCGGTGCCCGCCTCCCACATCAGCCTGCTCGACGACCCCGAGGAGGGGTACGACAAGGTGAAGTCCGCGACGACGGGCGGCCGCTCCACCGCGGAGGAGCAGCGCGAACTCGGCGGGGAGGCCGACGAGTGTCCCGTCTACGAACTGTACGCCTACCTGCTCGCGGGCGACGACGACGAGTTCGCGACCGAGGTGTACGAGGAGTGCGTCGGCGGCGAGCGCCTCTGTGGCGGCTGCAAGGAGCAGGCCGCCGAGATGATGCGCGAGTTCCTCGACGAGCACCAGGAGAAGCGCGAGGAGATGCGCCCCGTCCTCGACGAACTCGACATCGACGTGGAGAGTCCCCGGCGGCGCGACTGAGCCGGGGAGCCGGGAAACCTTCTTGTCCGCGGCCCGCCCCCGACAGCCATGCGCGTCGTCGTCTGCGGCGGTGGCATCGTCGGCCTGTCGGCCGCGCACGCGCTCGCCGAGCGCGGCGTCGGGGTCGTCGTCTGCGAGGCCGGGTCGCTCGGCGCGGGCAACACCGAGCGGTCGGCGGGCGGCATTCGCACCCAGTTCTCCACCCGCGTCAACGTCGACCTCTCGCTCGCCTCGCTCCCCGTGTGGGAGACGTTCGAGGAGCGGTTCGGCGTCGACATCGCCTTCCGGCGGCCGGGGTACCTCTTCCTCGCGCGCGACGGGGCGTCCGCGGCGGACCTCCGCGACGCGGTCGCCGTCCAGCGTGATGCCGGCGCGGAGACCGAACTGTTGACCCCCGACGAGGCGCACGAACACTGTCCGGAGCTGCGCGCCGAGCGGTACGAACTCGCCTCCTACGCCGCGACCGACGGCTTCGCCGACCCACACCTCGCCCTGCAGGGGTACGCGACCGCCGCGCGCGAGGCGGGGGTCGATATCCGCACGAACACCCCTGTCACAAACCTCGAGGTCGCCGGCGGCGCGGCCGACCGGACGGCGGACGTGACCGTGACGACGCCGGACGGAAGAATCGGGTGCGACGTCCTCGTCAACGCCGCGGGCGCGTGGGCCGCGCGGGTCGGGGCGATGGCCGGGGTGGACCTCCCCGTCGCGGCCCGGCGGCGACAGGTCGCCGTCGTGGACCCCGAAACCCCCGTCCCCGAGTCCGTCCCGCTCACCATCGACCTCGACTCGGGGTCGTACTTCCGGCCCGAACGGGAGGGGCGGGCGCTGGTCGGGGGGCATTTCGGGGGCGAGGCCGCCGCCTCGGACCCAGACGTCGACCCCGACACCTACGCGACGGGGATGGACACTGACTGGGCCGTGACCGCGTGCGAGCGCGCGGGCGAGACGGCCGGCTACTTCGGCCCGGAGACCCGCATCCGGCGGGGGTGGGCCGGCTGTTACGCCGTCACGCCGGACCACCATCCCGTCGTGGAGGTGTCGCGGCCGGGAGTCGTCACGGCCGCGGGCTTCTCCGGCCACGGCTTCCAGCACGCGCCCGCGACGGGGCGGGTCGTGGCGGAGCTGTGTCTCGACGGCGCGGCGACGCACGTGGACGTGTCGGGGCTCGGCCGCGACCGCTTCGACGGCGACACCGAGGCGGAGCGCCACGTCGCCTGACGCACAACGCTTTTGCGCCGCCGCGCGCGAGGGCCGGTATGGCACCCGAATCCCGTGCCCGACGCGTCGCGCGCGAACCGCCGAGTCCGGGGTTCGGCTTCTTCTCCCGCTCCTGAACGGGGTGGAGACGGGACCGCCCCTACCGGGCCGTCCCGCGGAAACCGCCGTTTCGGAGTCGGAACCGCTAACTGAGCGACGCACACAGCCGAAGACAATCGAATGAAGCTACCCGCAACGGAGGTCGCGCTCCTCGAAGCCGCGAGCGCGACCGACCCGAGGACCGTCGAACAGCTCGCCGAGGAGACCGGCGAAAAACCGGAGGCCGTCACCCGCGCGGCCTTCGAACTCGCGGACGAGGGCCTCGTCGCCGTCGAGGAGCGCACCGAGGAGTCGTACGCGCTCACCGACGAGGGGGAGACGTATCTGGAGTCGGGACTCCCCGAACTCCGTCTCTACCGCGCCGCGGTCGAGGCCGGCGCGGCCGACGACCCCGTCTCGATGGGCCGCGTCATCGGCGCGTCGGGGCTCGAAGGCCCGGAAGTGGACATCGCGCTGTCGAACTTCGCCCGGAAGGGGCTCGGCCGCATCGACTCCGGGGAGCTCTCGGCCGAGGGCGACGCCGACCCGGACGCCGACGCCGAGACCGCGGCGCTCGCGGCCGTCGCTGCGGCCGACGACCCCGACCCCGAGGTCGCGGACCGCCTCGCCGAGCGCGGCCTGCTCGACCGTTCGGAGGTCACGGAGCGCGCCGTGACGCTCACCGACGACGGCGTCACCGCGCTGATGGAGGGCGTCGAGACGGCCGAGACGGTGGGCCAGCTCACCCCCGAGATGCTCACCTCCGGCGAGTGGGAGGACGTGGAGTTCGCCGAGTACAACGTCGAGGCCGACGCCGAACCCGTGACGGGCGGCCGGAGCCACATCCTCCGGCAGACCGCCGAGGCCGTGAAGGACACCCTCGTCGGGATGGGGTTCGAGGAGATGGACGGCCCCCACGCCGACGCCGACTTCTGGATAAACGACGCGCTGTTCATGCCGCAGGACCACCCGGCACGGACCCACTGGGACCGGTTCACGCTCGACGTGGACCCGATGGACGACCTGCCGGACGACCTCGTGGGGCGCGTCGAGGACGCCCACCGCAACGGCGTCGGGCCGGACGGCGAGGGGTACCACTCCCCGTGGAGCCGCGAGTTCGCGGAGGAGGTCGCGCTGCGCGGCCACACTACCTCGCTGTCGATGCGCTACCTCTCGGGGTATCAGGTCGGCGAACTGGAGCCGCCACAGCGGTTCTTCTCCGTCGAGAAGGTGTACCGCAACGACACGCTCGACCCGACCCACCTGCTGGAGTTCTTCCAGATAGAGGGGTGGGTGATGGCCGACGACCTCTCCGTGCGCGACCTGATGGGCACCTTCGAGGAGTTCTACTCGCAGTTCGGTATCACGGACATCGAGTTCAAACCCCACTACAACCCCTACACCGAGCCGTCGTTCGAGCTGTTCGGCACCCATCCGG from Halosegnis marinus carries:
- the larB gene encoding nickel pincer cofactor biosynthesis protein LarB encodes the protein MRELLEAVAAGETSPEAAEAELRGYAAGEAGRFDAARRSRTGIPEGIIAEGKTPAETASLAVAAVETTGRALVTRADEAAAAETRDALADAHPAVETERDERAGTLLAALPDSEPPALDATVGVVTAGTSDAGPAGEAAVVAREMGATVERVDDVGVAGIHRLFDTLDAVREPDVLVVAAGREGALPTVVAGLVDAPVIGLPVSTGYGHGGEGEAALSGMLQSCTPLAVVNVDAGFVAGAQAGLVARAVHDARTERT
- a CDS encoding DUF7563 family protein; the protein is MPTCDHCDAHVSEGFARVFTDDGGELRACPNCSANAGIAEVSRERAYQSQI
- a CDS encoding GIY-YIG nuclease family protein; this translates as MSHYAYVLVCADDTFYTGYTTDPERRVAEHDAGEGAKYTRGRTPVELVHVESFDTKSAAMSREYEIKQLSRAAKERLVREG
- a CDS encoding topoisomerase DNA-binding C4 zinc finger domain-containing protein, whose translation is MSHARLIAGDCTATFDGDRARETRGRVVCLRKPDDTVLLHDAAGYRPVAWLTRPDASVVAGDPPTLDARDGDDRLRVLFHETSVDVRVPVSAAGDPAGACPDCDGALVARSGTLACTDCDREYVLPAGAEVLDERCDCGLPRVVAVRGDRFEVCADRSCESLDDAVRERFDRAFDCPDCGDDLRVVRAGGLLLGCDAYPDCEAAFALPAAEHDGTCACGLPTFGGACLDRECDG
- the endA gene encoding tRNA-intron lyase; this encodes MDAHVEGDLVRLGPDGRERFYDSRGYGRPDDGGLALSLVEAAHLLYRGDLDAVDGRGFREFFEGEGIASRFIVYKDLRDRGFYLSPAREGWVDDPEGCDFVVYPRGDGPWDDAVEYRVRVVAERESVPADALGDLVLAVVDEESELTYLETSRPSFEGGSRHDAGPRTDAALLDDRVVVWEPPDGLYERGFYGQPLDEDRTAVQLSLVEGAYLAERDALSFDAGRESVLDRGREAEGERFDRRLTVYAALRASGVVPKTGFKFGADFRTYSDVSSVSDLGHSERLVRVLPTDHTFAPRDLSLDVRLAHGVRKEMVFAFTDGTEHGPDVDPDADVRWLAVQRLTP
- a CDS encoding class I SAM-dependent methyltransferase, which codes for MSADAFDWEGYWRDAGDAEYDESGPSAGHVSDVLCEFVAGRPAGPVADVGCGPGAATFALAERFPDREVVGYDTAEAVLAENRERAADRGLDNVSFERATLPAFDPDREFAVVACHFTLLYVRDVERALSNLHDAVAPGGALVFNYGNRALRDFLRVAADDPHAHTDRPFVFDPEDYTARFGPLLEGDSVLSRERIDDAVGTWPRDVYTVVERPDVRWAWHHLPHVFVPNPD
- a CDS encoding tryptophan--tRNA ligase, which encodes MADERRDEGESLPPRENLLADGGEGSGSDRESRRALPDGGSAAGADDVALDPWGSASVADYRKLFEQFGIEEFDAVLPEVPNPHYLMRRGVIFGHRDYGPVAEAMRNDDPFAVLSGWMPTGDPHIGHKLMIDEIVYHQEQGGEAYALVADLEAHAARGMTWAEIDANTEEYLLSLLALGFDPEEGEIYRQSGNRRLQNLAFELGAEANFSEMQALYGFDGETNVSHMQSVITQMADILYPQLDEPMPTVIPVGPDQDPHVRLARDLAERMRYFKVTEAYASFEAEPEERVLVREAYDALGGDDADVRCEEAADYLREHHAGEAGASVVDKLDNAGKEPVRPRVRFLDRRATDAAFDALIEAVEGEKRVFEGHVDSFDLSRDAAEELAREVELDHGGHAFRAPSSVYHRFMTGLTGGKMSSSVPASHISLLDDPEEGYDKVKSATTGGRSTAEEQRELGGEADECPVYELYAYLLAGDDDEFATEVYEECVGGERLCGGCKEQAAEMMREFLDEHQEKREEMRPVLDELDIDVESPRRRD
- a CDS encoding NAD(P)/FAD-dependent oxidoreductase gives rise to the protein MRVVVCGGGIVGLSAAHALAERGVGVVVCEAGSLGAGNTERSAGGIRTQFSTRVNVDLSLASLPVWETFEERFGVDIAFRRPGYLFLARDGASAADLRDAVAVQRDAGAETELLTPDEAHEHCPELRAERYELASYAATDGFADPHLALQGYATAAREAGVDIRTNTPVTNLEVAGGAADRTADVTVTTPDGRIGCDVLVNAAGAWAARVGAMAGVDLPVAARRRQVAVVDPETPVPESVPLTIDLDSGSYFRPEREGRALVGGHFGGEAAASDPDVDPDTYATGMDTDWAVTACERAGETAGYFGPETRIRRGWAGCYAVTPDHHPVVEVSRPGVVTAAGFSGHGFQHAPATGRVVAELCLDGAATHVDVSGLGRDRFDGDTEAERHVA
- a CDS encoding phenylalanine--tRNA ligase subunit alpha — encoded protein: MKLPATEVALLEAASATDPRTVEQLAEETGEKPEAVTRAAFELADEGLVAVEERTEESYALTDEGETYLESGLPELRLYRAAVEAGAADDPVSMGRVIGASGLEGPEVDIALSNFARKGLGRIDSGELSAEGDADPDADAETAALAAVAAADDPDPEVADRLAERGLLDRSEVTERAVTLTDDGVTALMEGVETAETVGQLTPEMLTSGEWEDVEFAEYNVEADAEPVTGGRSHILRQTAEAVKDTLVGMGFEEMDGPHADADFWINDALFMPQDHPARTHWDRFTLDVDPMDDLPDDLVGRVEDAHRNGVGPDGEGYHSPWSREFAEEVALRGHTTSLSMRYLSGYQVGELEPPQRFFSVEKVYRNDTLDPTHLLEFFQIEGWVMADDLSVRDLMGTFEEFYSQFGITDIEFKPHYNPYTEPSFELFGTHPETGEIVEIGNSGIFRDEVLEPLGVECDVMAWGLALERLLMLMYGFEDIRDVHGTLCDLDLLRNVEVVH